A single region of the Oenococcus kitaharae DSM 17330 genome encodes:
- a CDS encoding lactonase family protein yields the protein MSYKLLFGTYTKSDSKGLYEAFLSDDGKLNNLENVAQIGSPTYFALSNAGLLYAVDKQGGRGGVSVWDTSTMPFTKTDEQISDGASPAYVFVDEGRQLVFTGNYHTGLITIFKIDGQKLVKTDEFQNEGKGPRAEQDSAHIHFTNLTPDNRLVAVDLGTDEVLTFEISQDGKLSEPIRFQTEAGFGPRHIRFSEDGKRAFLLGELSSKLSLLKYQEGKFKLISTISTIPADWTKHNGAAAIRLSDDYKYIYTTNRGYNSIAVFKIADDENDVKLIQQIPTEGDFPRDFNITPDGRYLVAVNQNTNNASSYAIDKTSGELTLIQKDFYVPEAVRVYFQA from the coding sequence ATGAGCTACAAATTGTTATTTGGAACTTATACGAAGTCTGATTCCAAGGGTCTATACGAAGCCTTCCTATCAGATGATGGAAAACTTAATAACCTGGAAAACGTCGCACAGATCGGATCTCCGACCTATTTTGCACTTTCAAACGCAGGCTTGCTCTATGCCGTAGACAAACAAGGGGGCCGCGGCGGTGTCTCCGTCTGGGACACATCGACGATGCCTTTTACCAAGACTGACGAGCAGATTAGCGATGGTGCTTCACCAGCATATGTTTTTGTTGATGAAGGCCGACAGCTGGTGTTTACAGGCAATTATCATACCGGCTTGATCACAATTTTCAAGATTGACGGCCAAAAATTGGTCAAGACAGACGAATTTCAAAATGAAGGCAAAGGACCAAGGGCTGAACAGGATTCAGCTCATATCCATTTCACGAATCTGACGCCGGATAACCGTCTGGTCGCAGTTGATTTAGGAACAGATGAAGTTCTGACTTTTGAAATTTCTCAGGATGGCAAATTATCAGAGCCGATCCGCTTTCAGACAGAAGCCGGCTTTGGCCCCCGCCATATTCGTTTTAGTGAAGACGGCAAACGTGCCTTTCTATTAGGCGAACTTTCTTCAAAGCTTTCCCTTTTGAAATATCAGGAGGGCAAGTTCAAGTTAATCTCAACAATTTCAACCATTCCGGCTGACTGGACAAAACATAACGGTGCAGCAGCGATCCGCCTATCCGACGATTATAAGTATATCTACACGACAAATCGCGGTTATAATTCAATCGCTGTTTTCAAAATTGCAGACGATGAAAATGATGTCAAACTCATCCAGCAGATCCCGACTGAGGGTGATTTTCCGCGTGACTTCAATATCACACCGGACGGCCGTTATCTAGTTGCCGTTAACCAAAATACAAATAACGCCTCTAGTTATGCCATTGACAAGACTAGCGGCGAATTAACATTGATTCAAAAAGACTTTTACGTGCCCGAAGCCGTTCGCGTCTACTTCCAAGCGTAA
- a CDS encoding AI-2E family transporter has product MRLNKNDSTEQKSWFYRWVVNNRLVAALLVVIVLLTAIYMMRRVNFIFEPISALFAAVGAPMITAGVFYYLLIPIVNWANRKFRLSKQTIVLIIFLIVFAVLILGVIFIAPIIRTNFVQFAKHWPDYYKHWSRQLLVWLDYPALNPIKNWALDANNNLNKTIIDWSRSYLSNGIAGVGWITHFLTMTAITLVTFPFMLYYMLKESDKFPKYISQFFPEKTRPSLMEVLYEINKQISDYLRGQILTALAVSIMFMIGFSVIGLPYGIWIGLLAGPLNLIPYLGSFLAMVPAIIIALLGSTNLLLAVLIVFAIEQTLESRLIHPKIMGASMHIHPVTILVILLGAGEMFGLLGVAFGIPAYAVLKVLISRIYLWWRQNSELFKS; this is encoded by the coding sequence ATGCGATTGAATAAAAATGATAGCACCGAACAAAAAAGCTGGTTTTATCGTTGGGTGGTCAATAACCGCTTAGTAGCGGCACTTTTAGTGGTTATTGTGCTTCTCACAGCCATCTACATGATGCGCCGAGTCAATTTTATTTTTGAACCAATTTCTGCACTTTTTGCAGCAGTTGGGGCTCCGATGATCACGGCTGGTGTTTTTTACTATTTGCTAATCCCAATTGTGAATTGGGCCAATCGAAAATTCCGCTTATCCAAACAGACCATTGTTCTGATTATTTTTCTGATTGTGTTTGCCGTTCTGATACTTGGCGTCATATTCATCGCACCGATTATTCGGACTAATTTTGTTCAATTTGCCAAACATTGGCCTGATTACTATAAACACTGGTCCCGCCAACTATTGGTCTGGCTGGACTATCCAGCACTGAACCCAATTAAGAACTGGGCATTGGATGCCAACAATAATTTGAATAAGACGATTATTGATTGGTCTCGGAGTTATTTGTCCAACGGCATTGCCGGTGTCGGTTGGATTACGCACTTTTTGACGATGACGGCTATCACGCTAGTTACTTTTCCTTTTATGCTGTATTACATGCTGAAAGAGAGTGATAAGTTTCCAAAATATATTTCTCAGTTTTTTCCTGAAAAAACACGTCCAAGCCTCATGGAAGTCTTATATGAAATTAACAAACAGATTTCTGATTATTTAAGAGGCCAGATCTTGACTGCACTGGCAGTATCAATTATGTTCATGATCGGCTTTTCAGTCATTGGCCTGCCTTATGGTATTTGGATCGGTTTGCTAGCCGGGCCTCTGAACCTCATCCCGTACCTAGGTTCTTTTCTCGCTATGGTGCCAGCCATCATCATTGCGCTGCTCGGAAGTACGAATCTCTTATTGGCTGTCTTGATCGTGTTCGCTATCGAACAGACTTTAGAATCGCGTTTGATTCATCCAAAAATCATGGGTGCTTCGATGCATATTCATCCGGTGACGATTTTGGTTATTTTATTGGGAGCCGGCGAAATGTTCGGTCTGCTTGGCGTAGCTTTTGGCATTCCGGCTTATGCCGTGCTGAAGGTTTTGATTAGCCGTATTTATCTATGGTGGCGCCAAAATTCGGAGCTGTTTAAGTCATGA
- a CDS encoding FtsK/SpoIIIE family DNA translocase has product MAARTRKKTSTRRSRKNQGIDPKIVVVLIFEIFFALGIFRLGLVGNFFADAYKYVFGDYFVIFILMIAIFFAYWLLYRKFPKIPGRIIVGICFIALSFLTISSLFFASSLKNENNLMSQLGQIILNDMRHGHSQSASGGGIIGAAIYTGLARLIANAGVWVISILSLVFGVFRLLNKSVLHSASKAAEFSRDKISDIQEKRLNAPNNRKESSFFKKYFEDPNSADPKNDAQAQEGKSASSPTTPVQPKIHWNQTTPSTDNSSADKESAALLNSLRPAPASTAPDDFGDEAAKAVSDDQVVDSIETADNPDYQVPPATILSHVRAVDQTGEFRQLNKKSQIVRDTLKSFNIETEVSSVSLGPTVTQYELKPARGVKVSTIANRADDLALALSAKSIRIEAPIPGKPFVGVEVPNEVQATVGFSDVIEHSSFNPKHPLTVPLGRDVDNQVISADLAAMPHLLIAGATGSGKSVAINGIISSLLMRLKPNEVKLMMVDPKRVELSMYNDLPHLLTPVISEPRKAARGLQKAVKEMERRYELFADHGVRNIDGWNQKVADYNKTKGHAMPKMPYIVIIVDELADLMMTAKSDVETTIVRIAQMGRAAGVHLILATQRPSVDVITGLIKANVPSRIAFAVSSGIDSRTILDQNGAEKLLGKGDMLFAPVGKEPTRIQGAFISDQDVEAVTAFIRKESPAQYASSMLVDDDSQEDDQTDETGANGEPVDDLFNEASEFVIQQKKASTSLLQRRFRIGYNRAARIIDDLQAAGIVGPQDGSRPRDVLVSHQDGSEENH; this is encoded by the coding sequence ATGGCAGCTAGAACAAGAAAAAAAACAAGCACAAGAAGAAGCAGGAAAAATCAGGGTATTGACCCGAAAATTGTAGTAGTTCTCATTTTTGAGATTTTTTTTGCTTTAGGCATATTTCGTTTAGGACTGGTCGGAAATTTCTTCGCGGATGCCTATAAATATGTTTTTGGCGACTATTTTGTCATCTTTATTCTGATGATTGCTATTTTCTTTGCTTATTGGCTGTTATATCGTAAATTCCCTAAAATTCCGGGCCGAATCATTGTTGGTATCTGTTTTATTGCTTTGTCTTTTTTGACGATTAGTTCACTTTTTTTCGCATCATCTCTGAAAAATGAGAATAATCTCATGTCTCAATTAGGCCAAATTATCTTAAATGATATGCGTCACGGACATTCGCAATCAGCTAGCGGCGGCGGGATTATTGGTGCGGCAATCTATACTGGATTGGCACGGCTGATTGCAAATGCCGGAGTTTGGGTGATTTCGATTTTATCTCTGGTTTTTGGTGTTTTTCGCCTGCTGAATAAATCGGTCCTGCATTCTGCTTCCAAAGCTGCCGAATTCAGCCGCGATAAGATTTCAGACATTCAAGAAAAACGGCTCAATGCACCGAATAATAGAAAAGAGTCTAGTTTTTTTAAAAAGTACTTCGAAGACCCTAACAGCGCTGATCCTAAAAATGATGCGCAAGCACAAGAAGGGAAGTCGGCAAGCAGTCCAACAACGCCGGTTCAGCCGAAAATTCATTGGAATCAGACGACACCCTCAACAGACAATAGCTCTGCCGACAAAGAAAGTGCCGCTTTACTGAATAGTCTGCGGCCTGCACCAGCCAGCACTGCGCCGGATGATTTCGGGGATGAGGCTGCAAAAGCAGTTTCAGATGATCAGGTAGTCGATTCGATTGAAACGGCTGACAACCCCGATTATCAGGTACCGCCCGCTACGATCTTGTCTCATGTACGTGCCGTTGATCAGACTGGTGAATTTCGTCAGCTGAACAAAAAATCTCAGATTGTCCGTGATACACTCAAATCTTTCAATATTGAGACAGAGGTGAGTTCTGTCAGCTTGGGTCCGACCGTCACGCAATACGAACTCAAGCCGGCTCGAGGCGTCAAAGTATCGACGATTGCCAACCGTGCTGATGATTTGGCTCTGGCACTTTCGGCCAAATCTATTCGTATTGAAGCACCGATTCCTGGCAAGCCCTTTGTCGGTGTCGAGGTGCCCAATGAGGTTCAAGCAACTGTTGGTTTTTCGGATGTAATCGAACATTCAAGCTTTAATCCCAAACACCCATTAACGGTTCCTTTGGGCCGCGATGTTGATAATCAAGTCATTTCTGCTGATTTAGCAGCGATGCCGCATCTGCTGATTGCTGGTGCGACTGGTTCTGGAAAATCAGTCGCTATCAATGGCATTATCAGTTCATTGTTAATGCGCCTGAAACCTAACGAAGTCAAACTGATGATGGTCGATCCTAAAAGAGTCGAATTGTCCATGTATAATGACTTGCCGCATTTGCTTACTCCTGTTATTTCAGAGCCGAGAAAAGCTGCTCGCGGGCTGCAAAAAGCTGTTAAAGAGATGGAACGCCGTTACGAACTTTTTGCTGACCATGGTGTCAGAAATATCGACGGATGGAACCAAAAAGTGGCTGATTACAATAAGACGAAGGGGCACGCGATGCCTAAAATGCCCTATATCGTGATTATTGTTGATGAGCTGGCCGATTTGATGATGACTGCCAAAAGTGATGTCGAGACGACGATTGTGCGTATTGCGCAGATGGGCCGAGCGGCCGGCGTGCACTTGATTTTGGCAACGCAAAGGCCGTCTGTCGATGTTATTACCGGTTTGATCAAGGCCAATGTCCCATCCAGGATTGCTTTTGCTGTTTCCTCTGGCATTGACAGCCGCACTATTTTGGACCAGAACGGTGCTGAAAAACTGCTAGGCAAAGGGGATATGCTATTTGCGCCGGTTGGCAAGGAACCAACGAGAATTCAAGGTGCTTTTATTTCTGATCAGGATGTTGAAGCTGTAACGGCTTTCATTCGAAAAGAATCTCCAGCTCAGTACGCTTCCAGCATGCTGGTGGATGACGATAGCCAAGAAGATGATCAGACAGATGAGACGGGTGCTAATGGCGAACCAGTCGATGATTTGTTTAACGAAGCTTCTGAGTTTGTCATTCAGCAGAAAAAAGCTTCAACAAGTCTGCTCCAGCGGCGCTTTCGTATTGGTTATAACCGTGCGGCCCGCATTATCGATGATTTGCAAGCAGCTGGTATTGTCGGACCACAAGATGGTAGTCGCCCAAGAGATGTATTAGTCAGCCACCAGGATGGTTCGGAGGAAAATCACTAG
- the pepF gene encoding oligoendopeptidase F: protein MTESKKQITRAEVEKNPSQTWDLSQIFKTDDDWEAAFKLSEEKAQAVAKLSDTVKDAGSLLTAVKAVLDLFRLVEKVYVYASMKSDQDTSNNKYAAFDARVAGLAAKSDSASSFLTPAIIAFSPEQLASFYKDAPELEDYHHLIDTFAKKRDHTLPPAEEKLLASAGDVFSSSSQTFSTLNDSDLKYGDVVDENGDTVQLTQGLYSTMLESSDRKIRQTAFTTLYAAYGTYKNTFASTLYGQMKADNFLASAHHFKSAREAATFRSDIPETVFESLVASTDAHLALLHRYVALRKKLLGVSELHTYDLYTPITGDVDFPVDFEGAKAIALEALKPLGDKYLAGLQREFDERWIDVPENAGKRSGAYSGGAYDTNPYVLLNWQDTLDNIFTLVHESGHSQHSLLTRSNQPYQYGDYPIFLAEIASTTNEMLLTDYLLKTQTDPKIKAYVLNHYLDGFKGTVFRQTQFAEFEDWMHKQAQAGVALTADALSKFYGDLNKKFYGDALTFDPQIALEWARIPHFYYDYYVYQYATGESAATTLSQGIIDDPEKNVPLYLGYLSAGSSDYPLNVIKKAGVDMEKTDYLDKAFAVFENRLDEFEKLMSK from the coding sequence ATGACAGAGAGTAAAAAACAGATCACTCGTGCTGAGGTGGAAAAAAATCCTTCTCAGACTTGGGATCTGAGCCAGATTTTCAAAACAGATGATGATTGGGAAGCAGCTTTTAAGCTTTCTGAAGAAAAAGCACAAGCAGTCGCAAAATTGTCCGATACAGTCAAAGACGCGGGCAGCCTACTGACTGCAGTCAAAGCTGTTCTGGATTTATTCCGTTTAGTAGAAAAAGTCTATGTCTATGCTTCGATGAAATCCGATCAGGACACCAGCAATAATAAATACGCTGCCTTTGATGCACGTGTTGCGGGTTTGGCAGCTAAATCCGACTCGGCCAGCTCGTTTCTGACCCCGGCGATCATCGCCTTTTCGCCTGAGCAACTGGCATCTTTCTACAAAGATGCACCAGAATTAGAAGATTATCATCATTTGATTGATACTTTCGCAAAAAAGCGTGATCACACGCTGCCGCCAGCTGAAGAAAAGCTCTTGGCCAGCGCAGGGGATGTTTTCTCTTCAAGTTCCCAAACATTTAGTACATTGAATGATTCTGATTTGAAATACGGCGATGTCGTTGACGAAAATGGCGATACCGTTCAACTGACACAGGGCCTTTATTCAACCATGCTGGAATCCAGTGACCGCAAGATTCGCCAGACTGCCTTTACGACTCTGTACGCCGCTTACGGCACTTACAAAAATACCTTTGCTTCAACGCTTTATGGGCAGATGAAAGCCGATAATTTCCTTGCCAGTGCCCATCATTTCAAGAGTGCACGCGAAGCTGCCACCTTTAGAAGCGATATTCCAGAAACTGTTTTTGAAAGCCTGGTTGCTTCGACTGATGCCCACTTGGCCTTGCTGCACCGCTATGTAGCACTGCGCAAAAAATTATTAGGCGTTTCCGAATTGCATACCTATGACCTCTATACACCAATTACAGGTGATGTTGATTTTCCGGTTGATTTTGAAGGTGCCAAGGCGATTGCGTTAGAAGCTCTTAAGCCATTGGGCGACAAATATCTGGCTGGTTTGCAGCGCGAATTCGACGAACGCTGGATTGATGTGCCAGAAAATGCTGGTAAACGGTCAGGTGCCTATTCGGGCGGTGCTTATGACACAAATCCCTATGTACTGCTGAATTGGCAAGATACTTTAGACAATATCTTTACTTTGGTTCATGAATCCGGCCATTCGCAGCATTCGTTACTGACTCGCAGCAATCAGCCATACCAGTATGGTGACTATCCAATCTTTTTGGCTGAGATTGCTTCAACGACTAACGAAATGCTGTTGACTGATTATCTGCTGAAGACGCAGACAGATCCGAAGATCAAAGCTTATGTTTTGAATCATTATCTGGACGGTTTTAAAGGAACAGTCTTCCGTCAGACGCAGTTTGCTGAATTTGAGGATTGGATGCATAAACAGGCTCAGGCCGGTGTGGCTTTGACTGCTGATGCCTTGTCTAAGTTCTATGGTGATTTGAACAAAAAGTTCTATGGTGATGCGCTCACTTTTGATCCGCAGATCGCTTTGGAATGGGCACGAATTCCGCATTTCTACTATGACTACTATGTTTATCAATACGCGACTGGTGAATCGGCCGCTACGACGCTTTCACAGGGAATTATCGATGATCCGGAGAAAAATGTTCCGCTTTACTTGGGCTATCTGTCAGCCGGGTCTTCAGATTATCCTTTGAATGTGATTAAAAAGGCCGGTGTTGACATGGAGAAAACTGATTATCTGGACAAGGCCTTTGCCGTCTTTGAGAATCGTTTGGATGAATTTGAAAAACTCATGTCCAAGTAA
- a CDS encoding tRNA (cytidine(34)-2'-O)-methyltransferase, producing the protein MNHIVLFEPSMPANTGNIARTATAINARLHLIKPLGFDLDDKKVVRAGLDYWKNVDITLHENLPAFLSTINNAQLFLVSKYAEKSYDQIDYSDSSQDRYFLFGNEAYGLPEIFMRRNPEKAIRIPQNDQHVRSLNLSNSVAIVLYEVLRQQNFIGLEREHLYEQDKLK; encoded by the coding sequence ATGAACCATATCGTTTTATTCGAGCCGTCTATGCCGGCCAATACTGGGAATATTGCCCGTACAGCGACGGCCATTAATGCACGGCTGCACCTGATCAAGCCTTTAGGCTTTGATTTGGACGACAAGAAAGTGGTTCGAGCAGGTTTAGATTACTGGAAAAATGTTGATATTACTCTGCACGAAAATTTACCTGCTTTTTTATCGACTATCAATAATGCCCAGCTCTTTCTCGTATCCAAGTATGCCGAAAAGTCCTACGATCAGATAGATTATTCGGACAGCAGCCAAGACCGTTATTTTTTATTTGGCAATGAGGCTTATGGCCTGCCGGAGATATTTATGCGCAGGAATCCGGAAAAGGCAATTCGTATCCCGCAAAATGATCAGCATGTGCGATCTTTGAACCTCAGTAATTCTGTGGCAATTGTCTTATATGAGGTCTTGCGCCAACAGAATTTCATCGGTTTGGAACGTGAACATCTTTATGAACAGGACAAGTTAAAGTAA
- the mraZ gene encoding division/cell wall cluster transcriptional repressor MraZ, with product MFMGEYQHTLDDKSRLIIPAKFRNQLGDTFIVTRWMEHSLFAFPKDEWDKFESKLDKLPLGAKDARAFRRFVLAGAVEAEFDKQGRIIIPAVLKAHAQLAKSVVITGSGNGFEIWSKNNWDEYTAGTAENFDQIAEELTDFDL from the coding sequence ATGTTTATGGGCGAGTATCAGCACACGCTGGATGATAAATCCCGTTTAATTATTCCGGCCAAGTTTAGAAATCAGCTTGGGGACACTTTTATCGTGACTCGTTGGATGGAACATTCCTTGTTTGCTTTTCCCAAAGACGAGTGGGATAAATTTGAAAGCAAGCTGGATAAATTGCCTCTTGGTGCAAAAGATGCACGTGCTTTTCGGCGTTTTGTGCTGGCAGGCGCGGTGGAAGCTGAATTCGATAAGCAGGGAAGAATTATTATTCCGGCCGTATTAAAAGCGCATGCTCAGTTGGCTAAAAGTGTCGTCATCACTGGTTCTGGCAATGGGTTTGAAATCTGGAGCAAGAATAACTGGGACGAATATACGGCTGGTACGGCTGAGAATTTTGATCAGATTGCCGAAGAATTGACGGACTTTGACCTATGA
- a CDS encoding NAD kinase, with product MKVCLFPNDQPQSLAVADVLKNKLEAAGQEVSSRQPDLVVSIGGDGTFLSAVHQFSNQLANIRFVGVHTGHLGFYSDWLVDELDDLVDKIAHDHGQLNEYPLMEGEVFYADGQVAEILAVNEIILNRITNSLAIDVYINDVLFEKFRGDGLAVSTPAGSSGYNKSLGGALIDPDFAALQMTEIASINNRVYRTLGSPIIVSADTRIRVVLEVGNSTINYDSFQLPQVAYRQILFKISKEPLKMANYKQISFWQRVKNSFIGDGHQ from the coding sequence ATGAAAGTTTGCCTGTTTCCTAATGATCAGCCGCAGTCCTTGGCAGTGGCTGACGTATTAAAAAATAAATTAGAAGCAGCCGGCCAGGAAGTCTCCAGTCGACAGCCGGATTTGGTGGTTTCAATCGGTGGAGACGGGACTTTTTTGTCAGCGGTTCATCAATTTTCCAATCAATTAGCCAACATTCGTTTTGTTGGCGTACATACGGGGCATTTAGGCTTTTATTCGGACTGGCTTGTAGATGAGCTTGATGACCTGGTTGATAAAATTGCTCATGATCACGGGCAATTGAACGAATACCCGTTAATGGAAGGTGAAGTTTTTTACGCTGATGGTCAGGTGGCCGAGATATTAGCAGTCAACGAAATCATTTTGAACAGAATTACCAATTCATTGGCGATTGATGTTTATATCAATGATGTGCTGTTTGAAAAGTTTCGCGGGGATGGCCTGGCTGTTTCCACGCCGGCTGGTTCTTCAGGCTATAACAAATCCTTGGGCGGTGCTTTGATTGATCCGGATTTTGCAGCCCTGCAGATGACTGAGATTGCCTCGATCAATAACCGCGTTTACCGGACTCTTGGTTCGCCGATTATTGTGTCGGCCGATACACGCATTCGTGTTGTCTTGGAAGTGGGGAATTCGACAATTAATTACGATAGTTTCCAATTGCCGCAGGTCGCCTACAGACAGATTTTATTCAAAATTTCCAAAGAACCATTAAAAATGGCCAATTACAAACAGATTAGTTTTTGGCAGCGTGTCAAAAATTCATTTATCGGAGACGGTCATCAATGA
- a CDS encoding RluA family pseudouridine synthase: MKFSWVSDLDDMQKVRLFLKARGVSHRMFSQLKHFGGKIVVDDHEVFTNDYVKPGQQISIFMPAEKENGQLTADFKDPLDVVFEDDNFLLINKAPFVTTVPGHADRQTTLVNMVKAHLITEEAESLVPHVVTRLDRDTSGLVLLAKHKFAHALLNDALMDHHDIEKFYQAFAVGEFPEDHGIIDQPIGRVEGDFIRRQVRPDGKESLTEYWVEKRYDNFTQLKVQLHTGRTHQIRVHLAWAGHPLVGDDLYKGPKSSFIFRQALHASDLTFFDPFANKNQHFHAGLPEDIQRLIDAGHY, from the coding sequence ATGAAGTTTTCCTGGGTTTCTGATTTAGACGACATGCAAAAAGTTCGCCTCTTTTTAAAAGCGCGCGGCGTTTCGCATCGAATGTTCTCACAGTTAAAACATTTCGGCGGCAAAATCGTTGTTGATGATCATGAGGTCTTCACAAATGATTATGTCAAACCAGGCCAGCAGATCAGCATCTTCATGCCGGCTGAGAAGGAAAACGGCCAACTGACCGCTGATTTTAAAGATCCGCTTGATGTCGTTTTTGAGGACGACAATTTTTTGCTTATCAATAAAGCACCTTTCGTGACGACCGTTCCTGGCCATGCTGACCGGCAAACAACTCTTGTCAATATGGTCAAAGCTCATTTGATTACTGAAGAAGCCGAAAGCCTTGTGCCGCATGTTGTCACGCGTTTGGATCGTGATACAAGCGGACTGGTCTTGCTTGCGAAACATAAATTTGCCCACGCGTTGCTAAATGACGCACTCATGGACCATCACGACATCGAGAAATTTTATCAAGCCTTTGCAGTTGGCGAATTTCCTGAGGATCATGGCATCATCGACCAGCCGATCGGACGCGTTGAAGGCGACTTTATCAGGCGCCAGGTGCGGCCGGATGGTAAAGAGTCATTGACCGAATATTGGGTGGAAAAACGTTATGACAACTTTACCCAGCTAAAAGTACAGCTGCATACAGGCAGGACTCACCAAATTCGTGTTCATCTGGCCTGGGCTGGCCATCCTTTAGTGGGTGACGACTTGTATAAGGGCCCAAAATCATCTTTTATTTTTCGCCAGGCCCTGCATGCTTCGGATTTAACTTTTTTCGATCCTTTTGCAAACAAAAACCAGCATTTTCATGCTGGCCTGCCAGAAGATATTCAGCGTTTGATTGACGCTGGACATTACTAA
- the rsmH gene encoding 16S rRNA (cytosine(1402)-N(4))-methyltransferase RsmH, whose product MKTNDYGHITVFLQQAVAALEVRPNGIYVDATLGGGGHSDLILKEALQGHLYSFDQDEEAIRFNEKRFAEEIAAGRMTLIHDNFKNLASELAKYGVTQIDGIVFDLGVSSPQFDEQGRGFSYRSDARLDMRMDQEQSLDAYEIVNHWDYKELAQILNRYGEEKFASSIARRILLQREKAPIETTEQLVAVIKEALPDRVLHAKGHPAKKTFQAIRIAVNDELNVLKEALAQSANLLAPHGRIAVITFQSLEDRIVKQFFRDMATKNQLPDKMPVLDKDIKEDFKLVTRHPIVPSEKEISANHRSHSAKLRVLEKN is encoded by the coding sequence ATGAAAACAAATGATTATGGACATATCACAGTTTTCCTACAGCAAGCGGTTGCAGCATTGGAAGTCCGTCCTAATGGGATTTATGTTGATGCAACGCTTGGCGGCGGCGGCCACAGCGATTTGATTCTTAAAGAAGCACTGCAAGGCCATCTGTACAGCTTTGATCAAGATGAAGAAGCAATTCGTTTTAATGAAAAGCGTTTTGCTGAAGAGATCGCTGCCGGCAGAATGACACTGATTCACGATAATTTTAAAAACTTGGCCAGTGAGCTGGCAAAATACGGTGTGACACAAATTGATGGTATTGTCTTTGATCTTGGCGTCAGTTCACCGCAGTTTGACGAACAAGGCCGCGGCTTTAGTTATCGCAGTGATGCGCGCTTAGATATGCGAATGGACCAGGAACAATCCCTCGATGCTTATGAGATTGTCAATCATTGGGATTATAAGGAACTGGCTCAGATTCTGAACCGTTATGGCGAAGAAAAATTTGCTTCTTCGATTGCCAGACGGATTTTGCTGCAACGTGAGAAAGCCCCGATCGAAACGACTGAACAACTGGTCGCAGTGATCAAAGAAGCACTTCCTGATCGGGTCCTGCATGCCAAAGGGCATCCGGCTAAAAAAACTTTTCAGGCCATTCGAATCGCAGTTAATGACGAATTGAATGTGCTTAAAGAAGCGTTGGCTCAGTCGGCTAATCTATTAGCGCCCCATGGCCGAATTGCAGTGATTACTTTTCAATCTTTAGAGGATCGGATTGTTAAACAATTTTTTCGTGATATGGCTACGAAAAATCAGCTTCCTGACAAGATGCCCGTCTTGGATAAAGACATTAAAGAAGATTTCAAATTGGTCACGCGGCACCCGATTGTGCCTAGTGAAAAAGAAATCTCGGCAAATCATCGATCTCACAGCGCAAAGCTGCGTGTTTTGGAGAAAAACTAA